A segment of the Pantoea sp. At-9b genome:
CCAGAAACAATAATCTCTGCGTCTTGATTTGCAAATCCGTCAGAAACTTCCCAGACTTTAAGCTCTATTTGAATGTTTCTTAAGGATAAACCATGCGAAGTTTTTTGGCAGCTTTGTCTATGGTACTGCTTTTCTGTGTGTCACCGGCTAAGGCTGAAGGAACAATCAGTGACGGCTGGAACTGGTTAACCAATGATATTTCCCAGACCTGGGAACAACCACAAAATTACGATCTCTACTTGCCATTCATTGCCTGGCATGCCCGTTTTGCTTACGACAAAGAAAAAACCGATAAGTACAATGAAACCCCCTGGGGCGGTGGATTTGGCGTCTCCCGTTATAATGAAGAGGGCAACTGGAGCGCGCTCTACGCCATGATGTTCAAAGACTCACATAATAAATGGCAGCCGATAGTCGGTTACGGCTGGGAAAAGGGGTGGTATCTCGATAATGCGCGTGACTTCCGCCTCGGACTGGGCCTGACGGCCGGGATTACCGCGCGCGATGACTTTGCGAATTATGTGCCGCTGCCGATTGTGTTGCCGCTTTTCTCTGTGGGTTATAAACGCGCTACCGTGCAATTTACGTATATCCCAGGTACCTACAATAACGGCAACGTGCTGTTTGCGTGGCTCCGCATTGGTTTTTAACTAACGGAAAATGCTATGGCGATGGCACGCGTAAGACAGTGGTTGAATCGGCCTGGGCCGACCCTGATCGCGCTGTTGAAATTTTTGCTGGCGGGCCTCGTGCTCATCGCCATTATTTTCTTCGTTGCCCGGATCTATCAGTCAGAACGCGGCGCGCCATTGCATCGCTGGCATACCTGGTCAGCCGATGAGATGAGCGAACAAGAGATCGATCACGCCACCTTTGCCGATTATCAGGCACGCGAAACCCTGATTTTTGCGCAGATGAAGCGCGACATCTCCGACACCCTGAGCGACGATGAAAAAACCCCGCTCAATCGTTATTACGCGCAGAGCTTGGTGTATCCGGCACGTTTTCAGCCTGACTGGAATCGATCGTTTATTTTGCTGCCGCAGGGTACACCGCGCGGTGCGGTGGTGCTGTTGCATGGTCTGACGGATGCGCCCTACAGCATGCGCTATCTGGCAGAAGATTATCGCCAGCAAGGATTTGTGGCGGTGGTGCCGCGCCTGCCGGGACATGGTACCGCCCCTGGCGCGTTAACCACCGTGAACTGGGAGCAGTGGCTGGCGGTGACCCGACTGGCGGTGCGCGAGGCAACCCGGCTGGCTGGCACGGACGTACCGCTGCATCTGGTGGGGTATTCCAACGGGGGCGCATTGGTGATGAAGTATGCGCTGGATGCGCTCACTCAGCCTGAGTTACGGCAGCCACAACAGATCGTGCTGTTGTCGCCGATGATTGGCGTGACAACGTTTGCCCGCTTTGCCGGCCTCGCAGGACTACCCGCAATCCTACCGGCATTTGCCAAAGCGGCCTGGCTCAATGTCATGCCGGAGTTTAACCCGTATAAATACAATTCGTTTCCGGTCAAAGCGGCACGCCAGTCATGGCTGTTGACCCAGGCGTTACAGCAACAGATTTTGCAGCAATCACGTCAACAGGGACTGGCTCACCTGGCACCGATACTGACGTTCCAGTCGGTGATGGATTCCACCGTCAGTACTCGCGCGGTAGTGGCGTCGCTGTATCGCTATCTGCAAAGTCGCGGTAATCAACTGGTGATCTTCGATATTAATCAGGCATCAGAATTGCGTGCATTGTTACGACCGGATCTCAACAACGCCGTCAGTAATCTGTTACCCGCCGCACCACGTCCCTGGGCAACAACCGTCATCACCAACGTGACGCCCGGCACCGCTGAAACCGAGGCGCGCACCACCCCTGCCGACCAACTGACCGCAACGGTACAACCCTTGCATATCGCCTGGCCGCCAGGGATGTATTCCCTTTCTCATGTGGCGGTGCCATTCCCCCTGACGGATTCTTTGTATGGGCTGCAACCCACGGAAAAAAATCAGTCAGGCATCAGTCTTGGTGCGATCGCATTACGCGGTGAAACCAACACCCTGACTGTTGGGCTGGATACGCTGATGCGTGCCAACTCCAATCCGTTTTTTGACTACATGATGACGCGGATTAATCACCACATTGCCTGTAGCCAACAACCTGATTTTGCTGGCTGTTTGGCCGGACAATAAAAAAAGCACATTTTTTCCGAATAGAAATCGATGCTGAGGTGTTTACTCGGTATCAAGGTCATTAATCGGGAAAATCACATGTCGTCTCCAGCGATCACCGTTCAGCGTCAGCGCTATGATGTTATTAGCTTGTTGCTGCACTGGATCACCGCATTTAGCGTTATTTTTCTCTTTGCCTCGGCACATATCTGGGAACAGCTCGAACGTGGCACCCCGCTGCGTAAAGGCTTACAGGCCTGGCATATTTCATTGGGTATTTTACTGGCTCTGGTGATGGTCATTCGCCCCGTGTGGCGTATCTACAGCCAGCGCAAGGCTGATCTTGCCATGCCGCCGTCAGGAGAGAGCCTGGGATTGCGCCTGATGGCGCATGCCGTACATGGCGCGTTGTATGTGTTGCTGTTTACGCAGGTGGCGCTGGGTTTTCTGTTTCGTTGGTCACAACAGGAACCGTTTCAGTTTTTTGGTCTGTTTACGATTCCGCCCTTTATCACGGTTGATACCGCATTGCGTCACACGCTGGCGGGTTGGCATAACAATGTTGCCTGGGCCTTGATTCTCCTGGCGGGTGCACACGCGCTGGCTGCCTTGTTCCATCACTATGTTCTGCGTGACAACGTGCTGCGCCGTATGCTGCCGTTGCGCGCCACCACTGAGGATGAATGATGAAAACGATCAACGCTGTTCGCTGGCTGGTCCTGCCTGCTTTGCTGGCGGTATTGCATCTGCCCGCAGCCTTTGCTGCCGGG
Coding sequences within it:
- the pagP gene encoding lipid IV(A) palmitoyltransferase PagP; this translates as MVLLFCVSPAKAEGTISDGWNWLTNDISQTWEQPQNYDLYLPFIAWHARFAYDKEKTDKYNETPWGGGFGVSRYNEEGNWSALYAMMFKDSHNKWQPIVGYGWEKGWYLDNARDFRLGLGLTAGITARDDFANYVPLPIVLPLFSVGYKRATVQFTYIPGTYNNGNVLFAWLRIGF
- a CDS encoding carboxylesterase, whose protein sequence is MAMARVRQWLNRPGPTLIALLKFLLAGLVLIAIIFFVARIYQSERGAPLHRWHTWSADEMSEQEIDHATFADYQARETLIFAQMKRDISDTLSDDEKTPLNRYYAQSLVYPARFQPDWNRSFILLPQGTPRGAVVLLHGLTDAPYSMRYLAEDYRQQGFVAVVPRLPGHGTAPGALTTVNWEQWLAVTRLAVREATRLAGTDVPLHLVGYSNGGALVMKYALDALTQPELRQPQQIVLLSPMIGVTTFARFAGLAGLPAILPAFAKAAWLNVMPEFNPYKYNSFPVKAARQSWLLTQALQQQILQQSRQQGLAHLAPILTFQSVMDSTVSTRAVVASLYRYLQSRGNQLVIFDINQASELRALLRPDLNNAVSNLLPAAPRPWATTVITNVTPGTAETEARTTPADQLTATVQPLHIAWPPGMYSLSHVAVPFPLTDSLYGLQPTEKNQSGISLGAIALRGETNTLTVGLDTLMRANSNPFFDYMMTRINHHIACSQQPDFAGCLAGQ
- a CDS encoding cytochrome b, which encodes MSSPAITVQRQRYDVISLLLHWITAFSVIFLFASAHIWEQLERGTPLRKGLQAWHISLGILLALVMVIRPVWRIYSQRKADLAMPPSGESLGLRLMAHAVHGALYVLLFTQVALGFLFRWSQQEPFQFFGLFTIPPFITVDTALRHTLAGWHNNVAWALILLAGAHALAALFHHYVLRDNVLRRMLPLRATTEDE